The following nucleotide sequence is from Nitrospiria bacterium.
GCCGTGGCTTTTTCCGTTTTTGCGGATCCATGGCCCTTGAAAAACCGAGTAGGGGAAAATTCCCCTAACTTATGTCCCACCATATTTTCGGTTATATAAACTGGAATAAACTTTTTACCATTATGAACTGCAAGGGTGTGCCCTATCATATCAGGAATGATGGTAGATCTTCGTGACCAAGTTTTAAAAACTTTTCTATCATTATCCTGATTGAGCCTTTCAATTTTCTTTAACAACTTTTCATCTACAAAGGGTCCTTTTTTAACTGACCTAGGCACTGATCTTCTCCTTCATTTCGGCCTTATCCCTTGCGCCGTTTAATAATAAACCGCTTTGTCCTCTTATTCTTTCGTGTTTTAAGTCCTTTGGTATGCATTCCCCAGGGAGAAACAGGATGAGGGTTTCCTTGCCCTGCCTTTCCCTCTCCTCCTCCATGAGGATGATCAACCGGATTCATTGCGACCCCCCGGACTTTGGGCCTTTTTCCGAGCCAACGCTTACGACCCGCCTTTCCAAGGGTTAAGTTTTCATGGTCAATATTTCCGACTTGACCGACAGTGGCCATGCAATTTGCCTCTACCAAGCGTACTTCGCCTGAACCCAGTCTAACCTGAACATAGGCCCCCTCTTTAGCCATGAGCTGGGCAGACCCCCCAGCACTTCTGACCAATTGCCCACCCTTTCCAGGCTTCAATTCAATGTTGTGAATGAGCGTTCCGAGAGGGATAAAGGCTAATGGAAGGGCGTTTCCTGTTTTCAATTCGGCATTATTACCGGACATGATTGAATCATTTACCTTAAGTCCTTCCGGCGCCAAAATATACCGTTTTTCTCCATCATGGTAATGAATCAAAGCCAAACGGGCGGTTCGATTAGGATCATATTCAATGGCGGCTACCCGCCCCGAAACACCCAATTTGTCCCTTTTAAAATCAATCAAACGGTAAGCCCTTTTATGCCCCCCACCTCGATGGCGGAGGGTTATTTTTCCCCTTTGGTTTCTCCCCCCCGAAGAGGTTAAAGGAAAAACCAAAGATTTCTCAGGCTCGGTTTTGGTGATTTCCTCAAAACCCGAAACGGACTGGTTACGACGACCAGGCGAAGTGGGTTTATATTGTTTAATTCCCATCCTAAATCCTTTTAAACTCCTTCAAAAAGTTCAAGTTTTTCGCCTTTCCTTAGGGAAACAATCGCCTTCTTCGAATCTGCCCGTTCCCCTTCAAATCGTCCAAGGCGCTTTTTCTTTCCGGATCTGTTCATCACATTAACTTTCTGGACCTTCACCTCAAGGAGTTTTTCAACAGCCTTCCTAATTTGAACTTTATTAGCCTTGGGGTGCACAATAAATGAAATTTTATTTTCTTTTTCCTTTTGCCCTGTTCCCTTTTCCGTGATTAAAGGGCGAAGGATTACACCATAAATATCGTCTTTTTTCATATCCAGGCCCCTGCTAACACTTCAAAATCCTCCTTTAAAACCACAAGATGATCAGACCCAACTAAATCATAAACATTTAATTCGTTCACCGTCATAACCAAAACATTCCCTAAATTTGCCGAGGCTTTTTCCAGTTGGTTTTTCCTTCCACTAGTGACCATTAGCACTTTCCCTGTTAACCCTAACTGCTTTAAAAGTTGAACCAATAGTTTGGTTTTTGGTTCCGGGAGATCAAAACTATCCATTACAGTCACTTTTCCATCAACAATTTTGGATCCTAGGCTGGAAGCAAGGGCCAGTCGCATCTTTTTCTTTGGAAAGGAGGTCATGTAATTTCGCGGTTGGGGACCAAAAACAGTACCTCCCCCTTTCCAAATCGGGGATCGAGAAGATCCGGCTCGGGCTCGCCCAGTCCCCTTCTGGCGCCAGGGTTTCTTTCCCCCACCGCTGACCAACCCCTTGGTTTTGGTAGATGAGGTTCCTTGTCTTTTACTGGCAAGCTGCATTACCACGGCTTCATGAACGACCGATTGATTTCCCTCAAAATGCAGAAACCGATCATCCACGGGGACTTCCCCTAACTTTTCACCTTTTTGATTAATCACATCGATAGATGCCATTGACATTCTTTAAAATAATTAAGAAACTTTTTTGGAGCGTTTGATTACTAAAAGAGTGCCTGGACTTCCAGGAACCGCTCCCTTGATCATTAAAATATTCTCATCAGGCTGAACTTGAATAATTTCAAGCTTTTCTATTGTTCTCTGAACATTCCCCATTTGACCCGGCAAACGTTTGTTTTTCATCACCCGAGAAGGGAAAGAGCTTGCCCCGATAGAAC
It contains:
- the rplD gene encoding 50S ribosomal protein L4, with the protein product MASIDVINQKGEKLGEVPVDDRFLHFEGNQSVVHEAVVMQLASKRQGTSSTKTKGLVSGGGKKPWRQKGTGRARAGSSRSPIWKGGGTVFGPQPRNYMTSFPKKKMRLALASSLGSKIVDGKVTVMDSFDLPEPKTKLLVQLLKQLGLTGKVLMVTSGRKNQLEKASANLGNVLVMTVNELNVYDLVGSDHLVVLKEDFEVLAGAWI
- the rplW gene encoding 50S ribosomal protein L23, whose amino-acid sequence is MKKDDIYGVILRPLITEKGTGQKEKENKISFIVHPKANKVQIRKAVEKLLEVKVQKVNVMNRSGKKKRLGRFEGERADSKKAIVSLRKGEKLELFEGV
- the rpsS gene encoding 30S ribosomal protein S19 → MPRSVKKGPFVDEKLLKKIERLNQDNDRKVFKTWSRRSTIIPDMIGHTLAVHNGKKFIPVYITENMVGHKLGEFSPTRFFKGHGSAKTEKATALK
- the rplB gene encoding 50S ribosomal protein L2 yields the protein MGIKQYKPTSPGRRNQSVSGFEEITKTEPEKSLVFPLTSSGGRNQRGKITLRHRGGGHKRAYRLIDFKRDKLGVSGRVAAIEYDPNRTARLALIHYHDGEKRYILAPEGLKVNDSIMSGNNAELKTGNALPLAFIPLGTLIHNIELKPGKGGQLVRSAGGSAQLMAKEGAYVQVRLGSGEVRLVEANCMATVGQVGNIDHENLTLGKAGRKRWLGKRPKVRGVAMNPVDHPHGGGEGKAGQGNPHPVSPWGMHTKGLKTRKNKRTKRFIIKRRKG